In one Deltaproteobacteria bacterium genomic region, the following are encoded:
- a CDS encoding LysM peptidoglycan-binding domain-containing protein produces the protein MICILTCMAATFTSFAQEDPTISLVKTIIIRDYKGLKVSSDEYVVQPDDFVLKILKQRGVVKELIVQREILDLIRTLNPDLEDPNKIYPGQKLILPIGPIKGLRSLEEQPAPAPARKTAQISPDTKIPYRLQRVRQGERLVLYLRREGIPERLIFNEYMNLVMKLNPQIKNRNLIYPGQVIKIPVLNPSMKAALTVQIKSRKKTPEKITATAQLKTPEKKPQPPRPVTVKKPEAKPQPRPKKEKVAALPPPKLPESEALVTRAALGIIFTRIGEQFISTGQHFLPLKSGGQVTLNTSSFPIIKLRNGHRIILDLGRRLPEQVIRLIRAEWSGYTIFQTKPRENLKELLERLFKECNYPKIHEKGQPVIISQTIKIKLEADWIIFPQEEDLAANQPVVLNLLSSRRMGTFPEAAAYLADQKVRVIDFYPQGNLIGPEPLASLQQTDKVLETITSKNSMSFLMALLELLGQKFTVNLSIPVIKDAETEKNFSLSVHIPLYFSRNGTDYLVRQEDLSKDLTQILEQQGAKVIVLHPNEDAIAAARTILSAVEQDHKWGLVLKASPRPSDRNVEFTIPGLIVNTSDEPLFLTPLEIPLQLLPLLAKKNIRTIRFLINKSIKIKLEQF, from the coding sequence TTGATCTGCATTCTAACATGTATGGCCGCCACCTTCACATCTTTTGCCCAGGAAGACCCGACGATTTCTTTAGTGAAAACAATTATTATTCGCGATTATAAGGGCTTGAAGGTAAGCAGTGATGAGTATGTTGTCCAGCCAGATGATTTTGTGCTTAAAATCCTCAAGCAAAGAGGTGTGGTCAAAGAGCTGATTGTCCAAAGAGAAATCCTGGATCTGATCAGAACCCTTAATCCTGATCTAGAAGACCCCAACAAGATCTATCCAGGCCAGAAATTGATCCTCCCAATCGGTCCAATCAAAGGGTTGAGGTCTTTAGAAGAACAGCCTGCCCCAGCCCCGGCTCGAAAAACGGCCCAAATCAGCCCGGACACCAAAATCCCGTATCGGCTTCAGCGCGTCAGGCAAGGAGAAAGGCTTGTCCTTTATCTGCGCCGAGAAGGCATCCCAGAGAGGCTAATATTTAATGAATACATGAACCTGGTCATGAAGCTGAATCCTCAAATTAAAAATAGAAATCTTATTTATCCTGGCCAGGTCATCAAGATACCCGTTCTGAACCCTTCAATGAAGGCGGCCTTAACGGTTCAGATAAAATCCCGCAAGAAAACGCCGGAAAAAATAACCGCAACGGCTCAGTTAAAAACCCCGGAAAAAAAGCCGCAACCCCCCCGGCCCGTCACTGTCAAAAAACCTGAGGCCAAGCCGCAGCCAAGACCAAAGAAAGAAAAGGTTGCCGCCCTTCCGCCGCCCAAGCTACCTGAATCAGAGGCCCTGGTGACGCGGGCCGCACTGGGCATTATCTTTACTCGAATCGGCGAGCAGTTCATTTCTACCGGACAGCATTTTTTACCATTGAAATCCGGTGGCCAGGTGACACTGAATACATCCAGCTTCCCTATCATTAAATTACGCAATGGCCATCGCATCATCCTGGACCTGGGTCGGCGTTTACCCGAACAGGTGATCCGCCTGATTCGGGCGGAGTGGTCAGGATATACTATCTTTCAGACCAAACCTCGCGAAAATCTGAAGGAACTCCTGGAACGCCTTTTCAAGGAATGCAACTACCCTAAGATCCATGAAAAAGGCCAGCCTGTTATTATTAGCCAAACAATCAAGATTAAGCTTGAAGCAGACTGGATTATCTTCCCTCAGGAAGAAGACCTGGCAGCGAACCAGCCTGTGGTTCTCAACCTGCTTTCTTCCCGTCGAATGGGTACGTTTCCCGAAGCTGCCGCTTACCTGGCCGATCAGAAGGTAAGAGTTATTGATTTCTATCCCCAAGGCAATTTGATCGGTCCTGAGCCCCTGGCTTCCCTTCAGCAGACTGATAAGGTTTTAGAGACCATAACTTCAAAAAATTCCATGAGCTTCCTCATGGCCCTTTTGGAACTCCTGGGCCAAAAATTCACGGTCAATCTTTCCATTCCAGTTATCAAAGACGCTGAGACTGAAAAGAATTTCAGTCTGAGCGTTCATATCCCACTTTATTTTAGCCGGAATGGTACCGATTACCTCGTGCGTCAGGAAGACCTCTCTAAGGATTTAACACAAATACTTGAACAACAAGGTGCTAAGGTCATTGTTTTGCATCCTAACGAGGATGCCATTGCCGCCGCTAGAACGATCCTTTCCGCTGTGGAACAGGATCATAAATGGGGTCTGGTTCTTAAGGCTTCCCCGCGGCCATCCGATCGAAATGTGGAGTTTACTATCCCCGGATTGATCGTCAATACCAGCGATGAGCCGCTTTTTCTTACGCCCTTGGAGATACCGCTCCAGCTTCTTCCTCTGCTGGCCAAAAAAAACATTCGTACAATCCGGTTTCTCATTAATAAATCCATAAAAATTAAACTGGAGCAATTCTGA